From a region of the Gossypium raimondii isolate GPD5lz chromosome 10, ASM2569854v1, whole genome shotgun sequence genome:
- the LOC105776257 gene encoding mediator of RNA polymerase II transcription subunit 15a isoform X1, producing the protein MDTNNWRSTPPSGEPTMDTGDWRTQLQPDSRQRIVNKIMDTLKRHLPFSGQDGLNELRKIAVRFEEKIFTAATSQSDYLKRISLKMLTMENKSQNTVPNTGNNSKPPDPGSQGMQNQVHSQGQSIPISLQCNQSQAQLLPQSVPNNMASAGVQSSAGLQSGMPAVSGLTQNPVPNVVGQNTNMQNMSGISQNSLGQGMSSNMFANQQRQMPRQQVLPQQQQQQQQQQLYHQQLQNQLIKQKLQQGNLQPSLMQSHMQQQQNLLPPTQLQSSQQSGMQTSSVIQQSSMQSTPLPGLQHNQQSSLQQSSQSMLQQHQQFRQQQQAQQAASSGIHQQQTPMTQQSMMPQQQHQHQQPHIMGQQTNAANSQQNQLIGQQNSIADMQQQRLLGQANNLPNLQQQQQQQQQLMAQKNNMSNIHQQQLGPQSNSSGLQQQQQPHLIGAQSGNSSMQANQQSLHMLPQPKVQLQTQQSSPNLLPPTQVQTSQQPQQQQQQQLMSQMQTQSTLQQQLGLPQQHNMPQRLQASGQVSSSLLQSQNLTEQQKQLYQSQRAVPETSSTSLDSTAQTGLANGGDWLEEVYQKILTLKETYLPELNEMYQKIATKLQQHDSNPAQPKSEQLEKLKIFKTMLERIISFLTVSRANITPPFKEKLSSYEKQIINFINSNRPRKPVSVQQQGQLPPPHMHSMQQQQQSQISQTQSHDNQMNPQLQSMNLQGSVPTMQPNNMTSMQHNSLSPGVSTAQQTMLNSLQPGSSLDSGQGNALGPVQQVAPGPLQQNPVSTSQQTNFNSNSLSSQSGLSVLPQNINPLQSNSNMLQHQHMKQQQEQQMLQSQKYKQQFQRQMQHQHIQQKQQLLQQQQQQQQQRQQQQQQQAKQQLSTHQMSQLHQMNDVNDMRQGMGVKPGVFQHLPAGQRQSYTHQQLKPGAQFPVSSPQLLQAASPQIPQYSSPQVDQQNLPSISKTGTPLQSANSPFVVPSPSTPLAPSPMPGESEKPVLGTSLPNVANLGHQQGTGVQTGSQSLAIGTPGISASPLLAEFSGADGTHANALTAVSSKSNVTEQPLERLIKAVKSISPTALGASVSDIGSVVSMTDRIAGSAPGNGSRAAVGEDLVAMTKCRLQAKNFISQDGMSGTKKIRRYTSAMPLNVVSSAGSLNDSFKQLTGSETSELESTATSSVKRPRIEANHALLEEIREINQRLIDTVVDISDEDVDPGAAAATAEGGEGTIVKCSFSAVALSANLKSQYMSAQMSPIQPLHLLVPTNYPNCSPILLDKFPVEVSKENEDLSVKAKSRFSISLRTLSQPMSLGEIARTWDVCARAVISDHAKLSGGGSFSSKYGTWENCLSAA; encoded by the exons ATGGATACCAATAACTGGAGGTCTACTCCTCCCAGTGGAGAGCCCACCATGGACACAGGAGATTGGAGAACCCAGTTGCAGCCAGATTCACGACAAAGAATCGTCAATAAGAT AATGGATACATTGAAGAGGCACCTTCCATTTTCTGGTCAAGATGGTTTAAATGAACTCAGGAAAATAGCTGTAAGGTTTGAGGAAAAGATTTTTACTGCAGCAACCAGCCAG TCTGATTACCTAAAGAGAATATCTTTGAAGATGCTTACAATGGAGAACAAGTCTCAGAATACCGTACCCAACACAGGGAATAACAGCAAACCGCCTGATCCAG GTTCTCAGGGCATGCAGAACCAAGTTCACAGTCAAGGGCAATCAATTCCTATCTCATTGCAATGTAATCAATCTCAAGCGCAACTGTTACCCCAGAGTGTCCCGAATAACATGGCATCTGCTGGAGTTCAAAGTTCTGCTGGTTTACAATCTGGAATGCCTGCCGTCTCTGGTCTAACCCAGAATCCTGTACCTAATGTTGTTGGCCAGAATACGAACATGCAGAACATGTCTGGAATTTCACAGAACTCATTGGGGCAAGGGATGTCTTCCAATATGTTTGCTAATCAGCAGCGGCAAATGCCAAGGCAACAGGTGCTTCCACAACAGCAACAGCAACAACAACAGCAGCAGTTATACCATCAGCAGTTACAAAATCAACTTATAAAACAAAAGTTGCAACAGGGAAATCTTCAGCCGTCACTTATGCAGTCTCACATGCAGCAACAGCAGAACCTGTTACCACCTACTCAGTTGCAATCTTCTCAGCAATCCGGTATGCAAACATCATCTGTTATACAGCAATCTTCCATGCAATCGACTCCCCTTCCTGGTCTTCAACACAATCAGCAATCTTCTTTACAACAGTCAAGTCAGTCCATGCTTCAGCAGCATCAACAGTTTAGACAGCAGCAACAGGCACAACAGGCTGCTAGTAGTGGTATTCATCAACAACAAACACCAATGACACAGCAGTCAATGATGCCTCAGCAGCAGCATCAGCATCAGCAGCCACACATTATGGGACAACAGACAAATGCTGCAAATTCACAGCAGAATCAATTAATAGGACAACAAAATAGCATTGCAGACATGCAGCAGCAGAGGTTGCTAGGCCAGGCCAATAATCTTCCAAATCTGCAgcaacagcagcagcagcagcagcagttAATGGCTCAAAAAAACAATATGTCAAATATCCATCAGCAACAGTTGGGTCCTCAGAGTAATAGTTCAGGAttgcagcagcagcagcagccaCATTTGATTGGAGCCCAGTCTGGTAACTCGAGCATGCAAGCTAATCAGCAATCTTTACACATGCTACCCCAGCCTAAGGTTCAACTCCAAACGCAGCAGAGTTCACCTAACTTGTTACCACCAACTCAAGTGCAAACATCCCAGCAGccacagcagcagcagcagcagcaactGATGTCGCAGATGCAAACACAGTCTACTTTGCAGCAACAGTTGGGTTTGCCACAGCAACACAATATGCCGCAAAGGCTTCAAGCATCAGGTCAAGTATCAAGTTCCTTGCTTCAATCACAAAATTTGACAGAGCAGCAAAAGCAGTTGTATCAATCACAGAGAGCTGTTCCGGAGACATCATCAA CATCTTTAGATTCCACAGCTCAAACAGGGCTTGCTAATGGAGGTGATTGGCTGGAAGAGGTATATCAGAAG ATCCTGACCTTGAAGGAGACATACTTACCTGAATTAAATGAGATGTACCAGAAAATTGCTACCAAGTTGCAGCAG CATGATTCTAATCCAGCACAGCCAAAGTCTGAGCAgcttgaaaagttgaaaatattcAAGACCATGTTGGAGCGCATCATAAGTTTCTTAACAGTTTCCAGAGCCAATATAACACCCCCTTTCAAGGAGAAGTTGAGTTCATATGAGAAgcagataataaattttataaattccaatAGGCCAAGGAAGCCTGTCTCAGTGCAGCAGCAAGGACAGCTTCCTCCACCTCATATGCATTCCATGCAGCAGCAACAACAATCGCAAATTAGTCAGACACAGTCTCATGATAATCAAATGAACCCTCAGTTGCAGTCGATGAATTTACAAGGTTCTGTGCCAACAATGCAGCCTAACAACATGACAAGCATGCAGCACAATTCTTTGTCGCCTGGGGTTTCAACAGCACAGCAGaccatgttaaattcattacaGCCAGGCTCCAGTTTGGATTCAGGACAAGGTAATGCCCTTGGCCCAGTACAGCAGGTTGCTCCAGGACCCTTGCAACAGAATCCTGTGAGTACCTCCCAGCAGACAAACTTTAACAGTAACAGTTTGTCATCACAAAGTGGATTAAGTGTCCTGCCGCAAAACATTAATCCTCTTCAGTCAAATTCCAACATGCTTCAGCATCAGCATATGAAACAACAGCAAGAACAGCAAATGCTGCAGTCACAAAAGTACAAGCAACAATTTCAACGTCAAATGCAGCACCAGCATATACAGCAGAAGCAGCAGCTActgcaacaacaacaacaacagcaaCAACAGCGGCAGCAGCAGCAACAGCAGCAAGCAAAGCAACAGCTGTCCACTCATCAGATGTCCCAGCTGCATCAGATGAATGATGTAAATGATATGAGGCAGGGGATGGGTGTTAAGCCAGGGGTATTTCAACATCTCCCAGCAGGCCAGCGTCAATCTTATACCCATCAACAGTTGAAACCAGGTGCTCAATTTCCTGTTTCTTCACCTCAGCTACTTCAGGCTGCATCTCCTCAGATTCCTCAGTATTCTTCCCCACAGGTTGATCAGCAAAACCTGCCATCTATCTCAAAAACTGGCACTCCCTTGCAATCTGCAAACTCACCTTTTGTTGTTCCTTCTCCTTCGACTCCCTTGGCTCCATCACCAATGCCCGGGGAATCTGAAAAACCTGTTCTAGGCACTTCTCTCCCAAATGTTGCTAATTTGGGACATCAACAAGGGACTGGTGTTCAAACAGGCTCCCAATCCCTCGCAATTGGCACTCCAGGGATATCAGCCTCACCTTTGCTTGCTGAGTTCAGTGGTGCAGATGGAACTCATGCTAATGCTCTGACAGCTGTTTCTAGCAAGTCAAATGTTACAGAGCAACCTCTTGAACGTTTAATAAAAGCA GTGAAATCCATCTCACCTACAGCATTGGGTGCATCTGTAAGTGACATTGGCTCAGTTGTCAGCATGACTGACAGGATAGCAGGTTCAGCCCCAGGTAATGGGTCTAGGGCTGCAGTTGGCGAGGATCTGGTTGCCATGACGAAGTGTCGTCTGCAAGCAAAAAATTTCATCAGTCAAGATGGAATGAGTGGCACAAAGAAAATTAGGCGCTACACTAGTGCCATGCCCCTAAATGTTGTCTCATCTGCAGGCAGTTTGAATGATAGTTTCAAACAGTTGACTGGTTCAGAGACATCTGAGTTGGAGTCAACTGCAACATCTAGTGTCAAGAGGCCAAGAATTGAG GCAAATCATGCCCTTTTGGAAGAAATAAGGGAAATAAATCAACGACTTATAGACACAGTGGTTGATATCAGTGATGAAGATGTTGATCCAGGTGCAGCAGCTGCAACTGCTGAAGGGGGTGAAGGAACCATTGTCAAGTGCTCTTTCAGTGCTGTGGCTCTCAGTGCAAACTTGAAATCACAGTACATGTCGGCACAAATG TCACCAATTCAGCCCTTGCATTTGCTAGTCCCCACAAATTATCCAAATTGCTCTCCAATCCTATTAGACAAGTTCCCAGTTGAAGTGAG CAAGGAGAATGAAGACCTTTCAGTGAAAGCGAAGTCTAGGTTTAGTATATCACTGCGCACCCTTTCGCAGCCTATGTCACTTGGTGAGATAGCAAGGACTTGGGATGTTTGTGCCCGAGCAGTTATTTCTGATCACGCAAAACTGAGTGGGGGAGGCAGCTTTAGTTCAAAATACGGGACTTGGGAGAATTGCTTGAGTGCTGCATAG